A DNA window from Halobacteriovoraceae bacterium contains the following coding sequences:
- a CDS encoding acyl-CoA dehydrogenase family protein, translating to MNELQKTLIDQINKYCQTSILPTLEQDEEQSFFRSEVYIGFGELGLTGIPLPSTFGGSELSYLDFCYTLETIAKYSVSYAVTLSVSTMVASIINQYGNDDQKETYLPDLISGKSIGAFALTESGSGSDAAALQTTAKKTTDGYILNGSKMFITSAGIAKTYIVMARTSVDGSKGISAFIVKENTPGFTIGKKEKKMGWKVSPTCELIFQNCFIPEENLLCKQGDGLKIALSALVRGRITIGAIAVGLSQVALDKAVLYSLERKQFSQQIFEFQGIQFMLSDMATETECSRLLVHEAAKQYDSGNLRQKFAAMAKAKATDVCMNVTTDAVQIFGGVGYTSEYPVERFMRDAKVLQIVEGTNQIQRVIISRELKKEYS from the coding sequence ATGAACGAGCTGCAAAAAACACTCATAGATCAAATAAATAAATATTGCCAGACTTCAATCCTTCCAACTCTCGAACAAGACGAGGAACAAAGTTTTTTTCGCAGTGAAGTTTACATTGGTTTTGGAGAATTAGGACTTACTGGCATACCACTTCCTTCAACATTTGGAGGATCTGAATTATCTTATTTAGATTTTTGCTATACACTTGAGACAATTGCAAAATACTCAGTTTCTTACGCAGTGACACTTTCAGTTTCCACAATGGTTGCCTCAATTATTAATCAATATGGAAATGACGATCAAAAAGAAACATATCTACCAGATTTAATTTCTGGAAAATCTATTGGGGCCTTTGCTTTAACTGAATCTGGATCTGGTTCAGATGCAGCGGCCTTACAGACCACTGCTAAAAAAACGACTGATGGGTACATTCTCAATGGTTCTAAGATGTTTATCACTTCGGCGGGTATTGCCAAAACATATATTGTAATGGCCAGAACATCAGTTGATGGATCCAAAGGAATATCAGCTTTCATTGTAAAGGAAAATACCCCTGGATTTACGATTGGAAAAAAAGAAAAGAAGATGGGTTGGAAAGTCTCCCCTACTTGTGAGCTTATTTTTCAAAATTGCTTTATTCCCGAAGAAAATCTACTCTGTAAACAAGGAGATGGACTTAAAATAGCTCTTTCGGCCCTAGTACGCGGAAGAATTACTATTGGAGCTATTGCTGTTGGGTTATCTCAAGTTGCGCTAGATAAGGCCGTCCTATATTCTCTAGAAAGAAAGCAGTTTTCACAACAGATTTTTGAATTCCAGGGTATACAGTTTATGCTTTCAGACATGGCCACAGAAACAGAGTGCTCAAGACTACTCGTTCATGAAGCGGCAAAACAGTATGATTCTGGAAATTTAAGACAGAAATTTGCGGCCATGGCCAAAGCAAAAGCGACAGATGTCTGCATGAATGTGACAACAGATGCTGTACAAATATTCGGAGGAGTGGGCTACACATCCGAGTATCCCGTAGAGAGGTTTATGAGAGATGCAAAAGTTTTACAAATTGTAGAAGGAACTAATCAAATTCAACGGGTAATCATTTCAAGAGAATTAAAAAAAGAGTATTCATAG
- a CDS encoding acyl-CoA dehydrogenase family protein produces MWFFSPEEKELKNVCAEFAKNELAPFAEKHDNEESFNLNAFKKMGEIGVHGITADPEYGGAGLGATAASIAMEEFGKVCPATTLSYLAHSMLCINNIQHNASSEQKELYLPKLISGEHIGCMGMSEPEFGSDALGIQTKAKIDGNQYKINGSKMWITNAQFADIAYVYTRTGQAKKDLTTFILEKSKGHFSAGKPIHKMGMRASPTGELIFDNTSVPMANRVGEEGHSTYHMMRNLEIERFTISGISLGIAQACVDHCLKYANERKQFGKSIGNYQLIQKMIAEMSTETDMMRSFLYTSTKEYDLKGTLGPVSAAKVKLALPKMATKIALDAIQLHGGYGYSREFPVERLMRDNKLNEIGAGTNEVMIMIIAKNLLKEASK; encoded by the coding sequence ATGTGGTTTTTTTCTCCTGAAGAGAAAGAGCTAAAAAATGTTTGTGCTGAATTTGCCAAAAATGAATTAGCTCCGTTTGCTGAAAAACATGACAATGAAGAGAGTTTCAATCTCAATGCTTTTAAAAAAATGGGAGAAATAGGCGTACATGGGATAACTGCAGATCCTGAATATGGTGGTGCTGGTTTAGGAGCAACAGCTGCAAGTATTGCTATGGAAGAGTTTGGCAAGGTTTGTCCGGCCACAACCTTAAGTTATCTTGCACATAGTATGCTTTGCATAAACAATATTCAACACAATGCTTCCTCCGAACAAAAAGAACTCTATCTCCCAAAGCTTATTTCTGGAGAACATATTGGTTGTATGGGAATGAGTGAACCTGAGTTTGGTTCAGATGCATTAGGAATTCAAACCAAAGCAAAAATAGATGGGAATCAATACAAAATTAACGGTTCCAAAATGTGGATCACTAACGCACAGTTCGCCGATATTGCATATGTCTATACAAGAACAGGACAAGCAAAAAAAGATTTAACAACCTTTATTCTTGAAAAAAGTAAAGGACATTTTTCTGCTGGAAAACCAATTCATAAAATGGGAATGCGAGCTTCTCCAACAGGTGAGCTTATTTTTGATAACACTTCTGTTCCAATGGCAAATAGAGTTGGAGAAGAAGGGCATTCGACCTATCATATGATGAGAAACCTTGAGATAGAACGATTCACTATTTCAGGAATATCACTTGGTATAGCACAAGCATGTGTAGACCATTGCCTTAAATATGCAAATGAACGAAAACAATTTGGTAAATCAATTGGAAATTATCAACTTATTCAAAAAATGATTGCTGAAATGTCTACTGAAACTGATATGATGAGGTCGTTTCTCTATACTTCTACAAAAGAATATGATTTGAAAGGAACATTAGGGCCTGTCTCTGCTGCAAAGGTAAAACTGGCCCTGCCCAAGATGGCCACCAAAATTGCACTTGACGCAATTCAACTCCATGGTGGATATGGTTATAGTCGTGAATTTCCTGTTGAGAGACTCATGAGAGATAATAAACTCAATGAAATAGGAGCTGGTACAAATGAAGTCATGATTATGATAATCGCTAAAAATCTTTTAAAAGAGGCATCTAAATAA
- the rlmN gene encoding 23S rRNA (adenine(2503)-C(2))-methyltransferase RlmN — protein MEKISFYSLNLDDLRELFVQNGFKAFSANQLFGWVYKRRVYNPELWTNISKTLKEFISEKMDLSLPKIVWQGESKDGTRKFLVGMKDGQSVEAVAIPAKDRLTLCLSSQVGCAIGCTFCHTGTMGLKRHLSTDEIVGQLLATEKWMRDNIDTKIQYTNMVYMGQGEPLHNYENVKSATEIFLNDLGLGFGQRRITLSTSGLVPQIIKLANFPPVNLAISLHAAHDDVRTELMPINKVYDLKRLFEALKSIPLKAYRRITYEYILIRDLNDQMKDIQGLLSLLDKRKSKINLIPFNEYPESHFKKPSDKQIMWFQKQLLDNDIVCTIRTTKGADILAACGQLKSEQEKGKLNLWE, from the coding sequence ATGGAAAAAATATCTTTCTATTCATTAAATCTTGATGACTTACGTGAGCTGTTTGTTCAAAATGGTTTTAAAGCATTTTCAGCAAACCAACTCTTTGGTTGGGTTTATAAAAGAAGAGTATACAATCCAGAGCTTTGGACAAATATTTCAAAAACTCTAAAAGAATTCATTTCTGAAAAAATGGACTTATCTCTACCCAAAATTGTTTGGCAAGGAGAAAGCAAAGATGGAACGAGAAAGTTTTTGGTAGGAATGAAAGATGGACAGAGTGTAGAAGCTGTTGCAATTCCTGCAAAGGATAGACTCACTCTTTGTCTTTCTTCTCAAGTTGGTTGTGCAATTGGTTGTACATTTTGTCATACAGGCACCATGGGATTAAAAAGACATCTCTCTACTGATGAAATCGTAGGCCAACTTCTGGCGACAGAAAAATGGATGAGAGATAATATCGATACAAAAATACAATACACAAATATGGTCTATATGGGGCAAGGTGAGCCTTTGCATAATTATGAGAATGTAAAAAGCGCTACTGAAATATTTCTCAATGATTTGGGACTAGGTTTTGGACAAAGACGTATTACTTTATCTACTTCTGGCCTTGTTCCTCAAATTATTAAATTAGCAAACTTCCCTCCGGTAAATCTGGCCATATCTCTTCATGCTGCTCATGATGATGTGAGAACAGAGCTCATGCCCATAAATAAGGTGTACGATCTCAAAAGACTTTTTGAAGCTTTGAAATCAATACCGTTGAAGGCCTATAGAAGAATTACATACGAATATATATTGATCAGAGATTTGAATGATCAAATGAAAGACATTCAAGGACTACTTTCCTTGCTTGATAAAAGAAAATCAAAAATCAACCTCATTCCTTTTAATGAATACCCTGAATCTCACTTCAAAAAACCAAGTGATAAGCAAATTATGTGGTTTCAAAAACAACTTTTAGATAATGATATCGTCTGCACTATTAGGACTACAAAAGGAGCAGACATACTTGCTGCGTGCGGTCAATTGAAGTCTGAACAGGAAAAAGGAAAATTAAACCTTTGGGAATGA
- a CDS encoding DEAD/DEAH box helicase yields MYTLRPYQKEAVKKSIEHFKQNKCPAVIVLPTGAGKSLVIAELAKIAKGRVLVLAHVKELVEQNHAKYISYNLEAGLYCASLNKKDFSQKVIFGSIQSVARAEDTFFNNFSILIIDECHRVGDEKESQYLKAIEKLYAKNPNFCILGLTATPYRLGMGHIYNINAHGGYQSDEERFFKKCIYELPLEYMVRNKFLTPPVKVDIPVTSYDFSELTVNNKMYRESELNDLLNQQRRLTPLIIKNIIDITEAYDRKGVMIFSSTIKHATEILGYLPQGQARLVIGETDNSERDEIIKDFKKRKFKYLVNVSVLTTGFDAPHVDVIAIMRPTESVSLYQQIIGRGLRLSEGKADCFILDYTGMDLDIYGPEINEKKPSKESVAVCIECPKCQFMNSFWGLTTDDGEVIEHFGRKCKGAILDPKTLLYVPCGHLFRFKICPQCTFENDITARECKHCRAILIDADSKLKQAKLSKNAHILKPDSIEIKEGLDKNGNNYLEVKYFDFDSKYLSERHYFSSQIGLKKFKINFLRSHLRRPEYSELLNTPKEVVKYQKILRMPAYVIARKHNKKYWKITEKIFSEELSSRYDLSY; encoded by the coding sequence ATGTATACCTTAAGACCTTATCAGAAAGAAGCAGTCAAAAAATCTATTGAACATTTTAAACAAAATAAATGTCCTGCAGTAATTGTTCTTCCAACAGGAGCAGGAAAAAGTTTAGTAATTGCAGAACTGGCAAAGATTGCCAAAGGTAGAGTTTTGGTTCTGGCCCATGTTAAAGAGTTGGTTGAACAAAATCATGCCAAATATATAAGTTATAATCTTGAAGCTGGGCTGTATTGCGCTTCTTTGAACAAGAAAGATTTTTCACAAAAAGTTATTTTTGGAAGTATACAATCGGTTGCCAGAGCAGAGGATACTTTTTTTAATAACTTTAGTATCCTTATTATAGATGAGTGTCATCGAGTTGGAGATGAGAAAGAGTCACAATATTTAAAGGCCATTGAAAAACTTTACGCGAAAAATCCAAATTTCTGCATTCTAGGTTTAACTGCAACTCCCTATAGGTTAGGGATGGGACATATTTACAATATAAACGCTCATGGAGGTTATCAATCAGATGAGGAACGTTTTTTTAAAAAATGTATTTATGAATTACCTTTAGAATATATGGTTAGAAATAAGTTTTTAACTCCTCCTGTCAAGGTTGATATTCCTGTGACTTCATATGATTTTTCTGAACTCACAGTCAACAACAAGATGTATCGAGAATCTGAATTAAACGATCTCTTAAACCAGCAGCGTAGACTTACACCACTGATTATTAAAAATATAATAGATATAACTGAGGCCTATGACAGAAAAGGGGTCATGATTTTTAGCTCTACAATTAAACATGCAACTGAAATTCTTGGTTATCTCCCCCAAGGGCAAGCAAGATTAGTCATTGGAGAAACTGATAATTCTGAACGTGATGAAATTATAAAAGATTTTAAAAAGAGAAAATTTAAGTATCTGGTGAACGTCTCGGTTTTAACAACGGGTTTCGATGCCCCCCATGTAGACGTGATAGCTATTATGCGTCCAACAGAGTCAGTCAGTCTCTATCAACAAATTATTGGCCGGGGTCTTAGACTCAGTGAGGGTAAGGCCGATTGCTTTATTTTAGATTATACGGGAATGGATTTAGATATATATGGGCCTGAAATAAATGAAAAGAAACCGAGTAAAGAATCTGTTGCAGTATGTATTGAATGCCCAAAATGTCAATTTATGAATTCATTTTGGGGACTAACGACTGATGATGGTGAAGTTATTGAACATTTCGGTAGAAAATGTAAAGGGGCAATTTTAGATCCTAAAACCTTGTTGTATGTTCCCTGTGGACATTTGTTTCGTTTTAAAATTTGTCCACAATGTACTTTTGAAAATGATATCACTGCTAGAGAATGTAAACACTGTCGGGCCATTTTAATCGATGCTGACTCAAAATTAAAACAAGCAAAACTATCAAAGAATGCTCATATCTTAAAACCTGATTCAATAGAAATTAAAGAAGGCCTAGATAAAAATGGCAACAATTATTTAGAAGTAAAATACTTTGATTTTGATTCTAAATACCTTAGTGAAAGGCATTATTTCAGCAGTCAAATAGGACTTAAAAAGTTTAAAATAAATTTTTTGAGATCCCACCTACGTAGGCCAGAATACTCGGAGTTGTTAAATACTCCCAAAGAAGTTGTAAAATATCAAAAAATATTAAGAATGCCTGCTTATGTCATTGCGAGAAAACATAATAAAAAATACTGGAAAATAACTGAAAAAATATTTTCAGAAGAACTCTCTTCCAGATATGATCTCTCCTATTAG